The window CACTCATGGTTCCAAGGGTGGAAAGATAGTTACGGAAGCGTAGGATACAATACACCAAAAGGATATGTTGCTACTGGTTTTATATACTCTGATGTTTCAGGAATGGAGATGTATACGGGACAAAATCAAAAGTTGCCGGGAACTTATAAAACTTACGAATCTATTTTTTCTCTGGGCTACGGGAACAGGTGGAAAAAGAATCTTTACTATGGCGCAACTTTATTGGGTTTCTATGTTAACTTAAATGATGATATTGGTAAGGCAGTAGCAACAAACTTAGGTGTCCTATGGAAACATAATAGAAATGGAGTAGGAATATGTATACAGAATCTCGGGACAACGGTTGAGTATTATTATAAGTCCTCTGATTATTTGCCAAGAACTTTAAGAATTGGAGCCAACATATCTCCTATTGATAAAATGAATACTTTATTTGAAATTGCAATACCGCAATTCGGGGGAAAGAATGTTGGCATAGGTTTGGAATATTGGCTAAACGATATGATAGCGCTAAGAGGTGGATATCGGACAATAGGATCGGAAGGGGGCAAGTACTTTGAGGCAATCGATAAGATAAGTATGGGTTTTGGAATAAAATATAAAAATATTGGTTTTGACTATGCCTATGCTAATTGTTGGGACTTAGGGATGGTACACAGAATAACACTCGGGTATGTATTTGGCAGCCCTGCTAAAACAAGAACCGGAAACATTATAGTAAAAGTTATAGATTCCGAAACTAAAAAGCCATTACAATCAATAATTATAATTAGTGGAACTGTATCCGACACAGTGCTTACATCAGGCAAAACAGGCACAAGAACAATGGAAAACGTGCCAATAGGACAGATAATAATAAGAGCAGAAAAAGACTTTTTTACACCAAAAGAAGATACCTTAACGCTTGGTTGGTATGATACGAAAAAATTAGAAATAGCTCTGAAATATACTGGGCCTAAAGATGTTCCTCATGAAAGAGCAGTAAAAGGAATATTTGGTAAAGTAACGGGGAGTGATACAAAATTACCTGTCAATGCTACGATAACTTATAAAGGTCCGGAAAGTGGATCGGTTACAACTGACTCAAGCGGATGGTATGCAGTGGATAATTTATTGCCAGGCGATTATACGTTAAATGTAGAATCCAACTCGCATAATTATTTCCCACAGGTTATAGAAAATGTAACTGTACAGAAAGGCAAAGCGACACTAACCCACTGTGACTTAACAAAAGTAAAAATAATGAGACTTTATTTTGAAAGAGACCGCGCTTATGTACATCCTAATGATTACCCTGTGCTTGACAATATGGCATCTTTTGTGCAAAAATATCGCGAAAACACATTTGAAATAAATGGTCATACGGACCCCAGACCAACAACAAAATTCAAGAGCAATAAAGAATTATCTTACGCAAGAGCTAATTCAGTAAAAGAATATCTTATCTCTAAAGGTATACTTCCTTACAGGCTTTCTGTAAAAGGGTTTGGGTCGGATCAACCGATAGCATCCAATGAAACTGAAGAAGGAATGGCATTCAACAGGAGAATAGAAATCGTAATGAATCCTCCAACTACACCTGTAACACCAACTGAAACTATTCAGGATCCAACTAAAACAAAAAGTGTAAAGGTTTTGGATTCTTTGAAAACAAAATCCAATACTTCAAAGTCAACTAAAACAAAAAGCGTACAAAATTCCGATTCTCTAAAAACAACACCTGCTATAACAACACCATCTGACTCAACAAAAGAATCTCCTTCAATTAAAAAAGGGAAAAAGACTTCAAAGAAGAAATAAACTCCGGCAGTTAATTAAACCAAATCTAACCCCTATTTGTTCCTTCTGAACATACCGTGCGTATATTATTTAAGCGGATTTGTTAGTCTGCCGATAAACAAAATACTTCCTGAACGAGTATCCCTGATTAAAAATATAAAAGGATGATCTGCACGAAAGACAGGAGTTTGTTGTGTGGGCATTGAACATTTTGTCATTACTACAGCAGTTGCGGCCGCTGCTTCAGTGCCTTTTTCGTTCACATCTACAAAAGCCTTATGAATTACTGCGGAAATAAACAATTCTTTCTTTTTGTTCATTCCTGAAAAATCTGCAGGCGGCAAAGAGAAAGCATCAGACATCCCCATAGATTTAAGGACTTCTGCCAGGCTAAATTCCGAAGTCATTTTAAATTTTGGAAAATAGATTTTGACTTCCTGATTCTGAACACTTTCTATCCACTTATTTAAACTGTCTAATACAAACGAGTTTTCCACCTCGCCAAGTCCATCAATTTTTTTGGGCAACAAGACAAACATCGATAAATCATCGCCCTTGTAGGGCAATTCAATTGCCTGAAATTTATCGGTTTCCATAAAATTAAAATTTTCTTTTTTAAACATCATCGGTACTTGAAGTTTTTTCTCCGGGTTTATATAAAATGGAGCTTCTTTTGTTTCATTTTCATCAAACTCATTAATCCAATTGCCTTTAAAATAAATTGCATTGGTTAGAACAAGGCGGGTATTAGCATTAAGAATTCCCGGTTGAATAAGGTCTTTGATTTTGTTTTTAGTTTGCTCTTCAACCCAGTTGTTAATAGTTTTGCGTGCCGATTCGGTGTTTCCAAAATCAATTTTTTTGAATCCTGCCCCATAATTAGTTTTTGTAACTTTGATGAATTTGTTGAGAAATTTATATCCTTTTTGTCCCCATAAAGCATTGGCAATATTCAACTGGTAGTTTTTATTTTTACTCTGGGTTTCAAAAATTAAATTCTTAAATACCGGGTGTATGCTTGTCGAATCTAATAAGTTGAAACGCAGAACTTCTGCCATTTGTTTTTGAGTGTTCGCTTTTGCACCGGCATAAGTCATTGCTAATGCAGTTGAAATGCTATATGGGGAAAAGAATAAATTGCCTTCCTTGCCTTTCAAATTCTCATAAAGCTCAAGCGCAAAAGTATTATTCCCTTTAACCAATAAATCTTTTTTGTTTACAACCGTTTCATTTGAAAAAACATTTCCCGTTATCAGGGCAACAATAAATGAACCCATAAAAAGTTTATAAATTCTTTTCATATTTTCTCCTTTTATTAGAAAGCTACATATCAGATAGTTTTGATATTTCTGTCATTACGCCCGGGACGTCTTTATTTTTCGGGTCAAGCGCAATAAACTTATGCCAGGCTATTATTGCTTTATCGTAATCGTTCTTTTGTCTTAAAAGTATTCCGAAATTAAAATATGCAGTTGCTAAAATAGGGTTATATTCAAGCGCCAACGAAAGGCTGTATTCTGCGCTTTTAAAATCCTTGTTGGTATAGTATTTTGCAGCCAATGAAAGCAAAGTATTTGCTCTTTGAACCATATCATATTTATTCAGCAAAGGGATAAGCATATCTTTTGCATTAAGATTCGGAGCTATTGCAAAAGCTTTTTTTAATATTCTTAAAGCTTCCTCATCGTCATTTTTCATTGCATATTTTGCATATAATAAAAGGGCATCGGGGTAATCGGGATATTTTGCAAGCACTTCTTTGATTATGTATTCCGGGTTGTTGCGATTTTCTTCAAACATATTCGTAACCCATTCAAAACCGTTTATGTCCATAAAATTTGGTTGATTCGTGTCGGAGATAGTATTAGTTCTGTTTGTTAAAAGGTAAAGATTATACCATATTATAGGGTCGTATCTTGAAAGGATAAGAGTTTTTTCGAAAGTACGAAGTGCTTCTTTTGTATTTTTTTGTCCCGCATACCATATGCC of the bacterium genome contains:
- a CDS encoding PorV/PorQ family protein is translated as MQRTYYKVWVICIALVLLAITPYSAFSDEASQGQAAFSTIEIGFGARNASMGNAVSGLSDDINAIWWNPSGLGQLQLGEASLSYHSWFQGWKDSYGSVGYNTPKGYVATGFIYSDVSGMEMYTGQNQKLPGTYKTYESIFSLGYGNRWKKNLYYGATLLGFYVNLNDDIGKAVATNLGVLWKHNRNGVGICIQNLGTTVEYYYKSSDYLPRTLRIGANISPIDKMNTLFEIAIPQFGGKNVGIGLEYWLNDMIALRGGYRTIGSEGGKYFEAIDKISMGFGIKYKNIGFDYAYANCWDLGMVHRITLGYVFGSPAKTRTGNIIVKVIDSETKKPLQSIIIISGTVSDTVLTSGKTGTRTMENVPIGQIIIRAEKDFFTPKEDTLTLGWYDTKKLEIALKYTGPKDVPHERAVKGIFGKVTGSDTKLPVNATITYKGPESGSVTTDSSGWYAVDNLLPGDYTLNVESNSHNYFPQVIENVTVQKGKATLTHCDLTKVKIMRLYFERDRAYVHPNDYPVLDNMASFVQKYRENTFEINGHTDPRPTTKFKSNKELSYARANSVKEYLISKGILPYRLSVKGFGSDQPIASNETEEGMAFNRRIEIVMNPPTTPVTPTETIQDPTKTKSVKVLDSLKTKSNTSKSTKTKSVQNSDSLKTTPAITTPSDSTKESPSIKKGKKTSKKK
- a CDS encoding serpin family protein — translated: MKRIYKLFMGSFIVALITGNVFSNETVVNKKDLLVKGNNTFALELYENLKGKEGNLFFSPYSISTALAMTYAGAKANTQKQMAEVLRFNLLDSTSIHPVFKNLIFETQSKNKNYQLNIANALWGQKGYKFLNKFIKVTKTNYGAGFKKIDFGNTESARKTINNWVEEQTKNKIKDLIQPGILNANTRLVLTNAIYFKGNWINEFDENETKEAPFYINPEKKLQVPMMFKKENFNFMETDKFQAIELPYKGDDLSMFVLLPKKIDGLGEVENSFVLDSLNKWIESVQNQEVKIYFPKFKMTSEFSLAEVLKSMGMSDAFSLPPADFSGMNKKKELFISAVIHKAFVDVNEKGTEAAAATAVVMTKCSMPTQQTPVFRADHPFIFLIRDTRSGSILFIGRLTNPLK